Proteins encoded by one window of Streptomyces uncialis:
- a CDS encoding FAD-dependent monooxygenase — MSPSDRSAGAARDTPHRHAVVIGAGVAGLAAAAALRGHARVTLVERDTLPEGPESRKGLPQARHAHLLWSGGARALEELLPGVTARWLAAGARRIALPTGLVSMQPSGWIRRFPELQFMIAASRDLLDWGIRRSLAEDPAVTVLEHSELLALEGDARRVTGVRLRVGPGQAAEERFLAADLVVDASGRGSRAVAQLAALGVPRAAEEEVDSGLVYASRIFRAPPGTEGFPVVNVQADAREARPGRTTTIVPIEGERWLVTLSGTRGGEPGPSPEGFEPFARTVRHPVVGELIARAEPLSGVRVTRSTVNRRRFFERVAPWPDGFLVLGDAVATYNPVYGHGMSVAAEGALALRQLVDAEGLGTPGQARRAQRAVARPVSVAWDLATAQDILYPGSIGRRPGPSAKAARRYVDRLMRTATARPLVAKALLDVMTLSAPMTALVRPEVVFAVLRGPRLPPLAGPPLTDRELATALGSGHH, encoded by the coding sequence ATGAGCCCATCCGATAGATCCGCCGGAGCCGCCCGGGACACCCCGCACCGCCATGCCGTGGTGATCGGCGCGGGAGTCGCGGGCCTGGCGGCGGCCGCCGCGCTGCGGGGCCACGCCCGGGTCACCCTGGTGGAACGGGACACCCTGCCGGAGGGTCCCGAATCACGCAAGGGGCTTCCGCAGGCCCGGCACGCCCATCTGCTGTGGTCGGGCGGGGCGCGCGCGCTGGAGGAGCTGCTGCCCGGGGTCACCGCACGGTGGCTGGCCGCCGGGGCCCGCCGGATAGCGCTGCCGACCGGGCTGGTGTCGATGCAGCCGAGCGGCTGGATACGCCGGTTCCCCGAACTCCAGTTCATGATCGCGGCAAGTCGCGACCTGCTGGACTGGGGCATCCGGCGGAGCCTCGCCGAGGACCCGGCGGTGACCGTCCTGGAGCACTCCGAACTGCTCGCCCTGGAGGGCGACGCGCGCCGCGTCACCGGGGTACGGCTGCGGGTCGGCCCGGGTCAGGCGGCGGAGGAACGATTCCTCGCCGCGGATCTGGTGGTGGACGCCTCGGGCCGGGGCTCACGGGCGGTGGCCCAGCTGGCCGCGCTCGGGGTGCCCCGGGCGGCGGAGGAGGAGGTCGACTCGGGGCTGGTGTACGCCTCCCGGATCTTCCGGGCGCCGCCGGGGACCGAGGGCTTCCCGGTGGTGAACGTCCAGGCCGACGCCCGCGAGGCGCGGCCGGGCCGGACGACGACGATCGTGCCCATAGAGGGTGAGCGGTGGCTCGTGACACTGTCCGGTACCCGGGGCGGTGAACCGGGCCCGTCCCCGGAGGGCTTCGAGCCGTTCGCGCGCACGGTGCGCCATCCGGTGGTGGGGGAACTGATCGCCCGCGCCGAGCCGCTCAGCGGGGTACGGGTGACCCGCAGCACCGTCAACCGCCGCCGCTTCTTCGAACGGGTCGCCCCGTGGCCGGACGGGTTCCTGGTGCTGGGGGACGCGGTCGCCACGTACAACCCCGTGTACGGGCACGGGATGTCGGTGGCCGCCGAGGGGGCGCTGGCGCTGCGGCAGCTCGTGGACGCCGAGGGGCTCGGGACGCCGGGGCAGGCGCGGCGCGCCCAACGGGCCGTGGCCCGGCCGGTCTCGGTGGCCTGGGATCTGGCGACCGCCCAGGACATCCTGTACCCGGGCTCGATCGGGCGCCGCCCCGGGCCGTCCGCGAAGGCGGCGCGCCGCTATGTCGACCGGCTGATGCGGACGGCGACCGCCCGGCCCCTGGTCGCCAAGGCGCTGCTGGACGTGATGACGCTGTCGGCGCCGATGACCGCGCTGGTGCGGCCCGAGGTGGTGTTCGCGGTGCTGCGCGGACCCCGGCTGCCGCCGCTGGCGGGGCCGCCGCTGACCGACCGGGAACTGGCCACGGCCCTCGGCTCCGGACACCACTGA
- a CDS encoding AMP-dependent synthetase/ligase encodes MREISVPRLVEPLAAGGLADEVFDRARREPDTVAMSLGGDRPGGVWVPLTAAGFRDEVMGVAKGLLAGGIRFGDRVALMSRTRYEWTLFAFALWTVGARVVPVYPTSSTDQVRWILRDTQVSAVVVEDEGHAMTVAAVCDGLPLFSRIWQLDAGCVEQLVAEGAQVPDEEVHRCRAAVRPEQIAAIVHTSGTTSPQPRGCLLTHRNLAYGTDTLVGGWGEVLTAEDGDRSLLTFLPMAHVCGLMIAVAAVRRGVRLAHQPDMRPGALLPSLASFRPSCVIAVPHVFERIFRQARRRAELGRKAAVFDRAVSVAVRYAEAVERERHGEGTGPGAGLRMQHALYDHTVYARIRAVFGGRARCAVSGGSTLRRRLGLFFAGAGITVYDGYGLTETSGGCAAQPPGAVKFGTVGKPLPGDSLHIAADGEIWVRGDNVFLGYLNDVRASRTALRGGWFGTGDLGFLDDDGYLVITGRKNDLIVTSTGRTVAPLALEERVRDDPLVSQCVVVGDDQPCLAALITLDPAAVAHWRKLTGQGGGDGEDAALRAMVQRAVVRANSGVSPAESIRAFHILPAEFTVGGGLLTPSFKVRRGAVVEAFAAEIEAMYAAPRPSGGSASLV; translated from the coding sequence ATGCGCGAGATCAGCGTGCCGCGTCTGGTGGAGCCACTGGCCGCGGGCGGACTCGCGGACGAGGTCTTCGACCGGGCCCGGCGGGAACCGGACACCGTGGCGATGTCCCTCGGCGGTGACCGGCCGGGCGGTGTGTGGGTCCCGCTGACGGCCGCCGGGTTCCGCGACGAGGTCATGGGCGTCGCCAAGGGCCTGCTCGCGGGCGGCATCCGGTTCGGCGACCGGGTCGCCCTGATGTCCCGCACCCGCTACGAGTGGACGCTGTTCGCGTTCGCCCTGTGGACCGTGGGGGCGCGGGTCGTGCCCGTGTACCCCACGTCGTCCACGGACCAGGTGCGCTGGATCCTGCGTGACACGCAGGTCTCGGCGGTCGTCGTGGAGGACGAGGGCCACGCCATGACCGTGGCCGCGGTGTGCGACGGGCTGCCGCTGTTCTCCCGGATCTGGCAGCTGGACGCCGGCTGTGTGGAGCAGCTGGTGGCGGAGGGCGCTCAGGTGCCCGACGAGGAGGTCCACCGCTGCCGGGCGGCGGTCCGCCCCGAGCAGATCGCCGCGATCGTGCACACCTCCGGTACGACGTCCCCGCAGCCGCGCGGCTGTCTGCTCACCCATCGCAACCTCGCGTACGGGACGGACACCCTCGTCGGGGGCTGGGGCGAGGTGCTGACCGCCGAGGACGGGGACCGTTCGCTGCTGACGTTCCTGCCGATGGCCCATGTGTGCGGGCTGATGATCGCCGTCGCCGCCGTCCGCCGGGGTGTCCGGCTCGCCCATCAGCCGGACATGAGGCCCGGGGCGCTGCTGCCGTCGCTGGCGAGCTTCCGGCCGAGCTGTGTGATCGCCGTGCCCCATGTCTTCGAGCGGATCTTCCGGCAGGCCCGCCGCCGCGCCGAACTCGGCCGCAAGGCGGCCGTGTTCGACCGGGCGGTGTCCGTCGCGGTGCGGTACGCGGAGGCGGTGGAGCGGGAGCGGCACGGGGAGGGGACCGGCCCGGGGGCCGGGCTGCGGATGCAGCACGCGCTGTACGACCACACGGTGTACGCGCGGATCAGGGCGGTCTTCGGCGGCCGGGCGCGCTGCGCGGTGTCCGGCGGGTCCACGCTGCGCCGCCGGCTGGGGCTGTTCTTCGCGGGCGCCGGGATCACCGTGTACGACGGGTACGGGCTGACGGAGACCTCCGGCGGCTGCGCCGCGCAGCCGCCGGGCGCGGTCAAGTTCGGCACGGTGGGCAAGCCGTTGCCGGGTGATTCGCTGCACATCGCCGCTGACGGCGAGATCTGGGTGCGGGGCGACAATGTCTTCCTCGGCTATCTGAACGACGTCCGGGCGTCCCGTACCGCCCTGCGCGGGGGCTGGTTCGGTACGGGGGACCTCGGGTTCCTGGACGACGACGGGTATCTCGTCATCACCGGGCGCAAGAACGATCTCATCGTGACCAGTACCGGCCGGACGGTGGCGCCGCTCGCCCTGGAGGAGCGGGTGCGGGACGATCCGCTGGTGTCGCAGTGCGTGGTCGTCGGGGACGACCAGCCCTGTCTCGCCGCGCTGATCACCCTCGATCCGGCGGCGGTGGCGCACTGGCGCAAGCTGACCGGCCAGGGCGGCGGGGACGGGGAGGACGCGGCGTTGCGGGCGATGGTCCAGCGCGCCGTGGTGCGGGCCAACTCCGGGGTGTCCCCGGCGGAGTCCATCCGGGCGTTCCACATCCTGCCCGCGGAGTTCACGGTGGGCGGGGGGTTGCTGACGCCGTCGTTCAAGGTGCGGCGGGGTGCGGTCGTCGAGGCGTTCGCGGCGGAGATCGAGGCGATGTACGCGGCGCCCCGGCCGTCGGGCGGGTCCGCTTCGCTGGTCTGA
- a CDS encoding HlyD family efflux transporter periplasmic adaptor subunit: protein MQFRQRALAKARSPEELDLPVRLARPQGRLALAVCALVLAASGGWAVTGGVPSELNAPGVLTHGHGGHVLQSPVAGQVTAVVAEEGERLAAGAPVLRVRTADGDRAVRAVAAGRITSLAVSIGAVVTAGAEVALVERVGRDGEPLVALLYVPADRAAAVTVGARVEVTVESVPARRYGKLGGVVREVGRTPQSARRIGAFLGDARLGAEFTRRGLPVTVEVRLDRDPATRSGYRWSAPPGPPYPPGSMTRASGAVRLPAQRPIDWLLP, encoded by the coding sequence GTGCAGTTCCGTCAACGGGCCCTGGCCAAGGCCCGGTCGCCCGAGGAGCTCGACCTGCCGGTGCGGCTGGCCCGCCCGCAGGGCCGTCTCGCGCTCGCGGTCTGCGCTCTCGTGCTGGCCGCCTCGGGCGGCTGGGCGGTGACCGGCGGTGTGCCGTCCGAATTGAACGCGCCCGGGGTGCTCACCCATGGGCACGGCGGTCATGTCCTCCAGAGCCCGGTGGCCGGGCAGGTCACGGCGGTCGTCGCGGAGGAGGGCGAACGGCTCGCCGCCGGGGCCCCGGTGCTGCGGGTGCGGACGGCGGACGGCGACCGGGCCGTCCGCGCGGTCGCGGCGGGCCGGATCACCTCGCTGGCCGTGTCCATCGGCGCGGTGGTCACCGCCGGGGCCGAGGTCGCCCTGGTCGAACGGGTCGGGCGGGACGGCGAACCGCTCGTCGCGCTGCTGTACGTACCGGCGGACCGGGCCGCGGCCGTGACGGTCGGGGCGCGGGTGGAGGTGACGGTGGAGTCGGTGCCCGCGCGCAGGTACGGGAAGCTGGGCGGGGTGGTGCGCGAGGTGGGCCGGACCCCGCAGAGCGCCCGCCGGATCGGGGCGTTCCTCGGGGACGCGCGGCTCGGCGCCGAGTTCACCCGGCGGGGGCTGCCCGTCACGGTGGAGGTGCGGCTGGACCGGGACCCCGCGACGAGGTCGGGGTACCGCTGGTCGGCGCCGCCGGGACCCCCGTACCCGCCGGGGTCGATGACCCGCGCGAGCGGCGCCGTACGGCTCCCCGCCCAGCGCCCGATCGATTGGCTGCTGCCATGA
- a CDS encoding NHLP family bacteriocin export ABC transporter peptidase/permease/ATPase subunit — protein sequence MSRHRTRSGSGEASARHRAAERAPRRRAPRAVRTPTVLQMEAVECGAACLAMVLGHFGRHVPLEELRIACGVSRDGSRASNLLKAARGHGLTAKGMQMDTAALTGVAAPAVLFWEFNHYVVYDGTRRGPGRAGVYVNDPARGRRFVPMEEFDAAFTGVVLVMEPGPGFRRGGRRAGWAGALPARLAGTSATTTAVVLASLLLVAVGAAVPALSRTYLDLFLIGGRTESLGALLSGLALAVLLTGVLTWTQQGNLLRGRLVSSTLTSARFLRHLLRLPVTFFAQRGPADLVQRLQSNDAVAETLARDLSAAGVDAVVVLLYAALMWSYDPQLTLLGVAVALLNVGALRWAVAARADGTRKLRADAARLINTSYSGLQMIETMKATGGEDGWFQRWAGQHAVTLEEQQRLGVPTAWLGVVAPTLATLNSALILWIGGLRAVDGLLTVGLLVAFQALVTRFTAPLARLGSVAGRIQDFAADVARLRDVEGFPAEARRTGADRDAAGPRRLAGHVELKDVTFGYSPLDAPLLKGFSLEVGPGRQVALVGGSGSGKSTVSRLISGLYTPWEGTVRIDGEPVGELSRGTLAASVAFVDQDVFLFEGTVRDNIALWDPSVPDEAVVEALRDAELYDVVTRRPGGLDARVEQDGRNFSGGQRQRLELARALVRRPSVLVMDEVTSALDSGTERLVVDNLRRRGCARVVIAHRLSTVRDSDEILVLRHGEVVERGRHDALLAAGGPYAELAAER from the coding sequence ATGAGCAGGCACCGGACACGGAGCGGGTCCGGGGAAGCGTCCGCGCGGCACCGGGCCGCGGAGCGGGCGCCCCGGCGGCGGGCGCCGCGCGCGGTGCGCACCCCGACCGTGCTCCAGATGGAGGCGGTGGAGTGCGGCGCGGCGTGTCTGGCGATGGTGCTGGGGCACTTCGGGCGGCATGTGCCGCTGGAGGAGCTGCGGATCGCGTGCGGGGTGTCACGGGACGGGTCGCGGGCGAGCAATCTGCTCAAGGCGGCCCGTGGGCACGGGCTGACGGCCAAGGGCATGCAGATGGACACGGCCGCGCTGACCGGGGTCGCGGCCCCGGCGGTGCTGTTCTGGGAGTTCAACCACTATGTGGTGTACGACGGGACGCGGCGCGGTCCCGGCCGGGCGGGCGTGTACGTCAACGATCCGGCGCGGGGGCGGCGTTTCGTACCGATGGAGGAGTTCGACGCCGCGTTCACCGGGGTCGTGCTGGTGATGGAGCCCGGTCCGGGGTTCCGGCGGGGCGGGCGGCGGGCCGGGTGGGCGGGCGCGCTCCCGGCGCGGCTCGCGGGTACGTCGGCGACGACGACCGCGGTGGTGCTGGCGAGTCTGCTGCTGGTCGCGGTCGGCGCGGCGGTGCCCGCGCTGAGCCGGACGTACCTCGATCTGTTCCTGATCGGCGGGCGGACGGAGTCGCTGGGGGCGCTGCTGAGCGGGCTGGCGCTCGCGGTGCTGCTGACGGGGGTGCTGACGTGGACGCAGCAGGGGAATCTGCTGCGGGGCCGGCTGGTGTCGTCGACGCTGACCAGCGCCCGGTTCCTGCGGCATCTGCTGCGGCTGCCGGTGACGTTCTTCGCGCAGCGCGGACCGGCCGATCTGGTGCAGCGGCTCCAGTCGAACGACGCGGTCGCGGAGACCCTGGCCCGGGATCTGTCGGCGGCCGGGGTCGACGCGGTGGTGGTGCTCCTGTACGCGGCGCTGATGTGGTCGTACGATCCGCAGCTCACCCTGCTCGGGGTGGCGGTGGCCCTGCTGAACGTGGGCGCGCTGCGCTGGGCGGTGGCCGCGCGGGCGGACGGGACGCGCAAACTCCGGGCGGACGCGGCCCGGTTGATCAACACCTCGTACTCGGGGCTCCAGATGATCGAGACGATGAAGGCGACCGGCGGGGAGGACGGCTGGTTCCAGCGGTGGGCGGGGCAGCACGCGGTGACGCTGGAGGAACAGCAGCGGCTCGGGGTGCCCACGGCGTGGCTGGGGGTGGTGGCGCCGACCCTGGCGACGCTGAACAGCGCGCTGATCCTGTGGATCGGAGGGCTGCGGGCGGTCGACGGGCTGCTGACGGTGGGGCTGCTGGTGGCGTTCCAGGCGCTGGTGACCCGGTTCACCGCGCCGCTGGCCCGGCTGGGTTCGGTGGCGGGCCGTATCCAGGACTTCGCGGCGGACGTGGCACGGCTGCGGGACGTGGAGGGCTTCCCCGCCGAGGCGCGGCGTACGGGTGCGGACCGGGACGCGGCGGGGCCCCGGCGGCTGGCGGGCCATGTGGAGCTGAAGGACGTGACGTTCGGGTACAGCCCGCTGGACGCGCCGCTGCTGAAGGGGTTCTCGCTGGAGGTGGGGCCGGGGCGGCAGGTGGCGCTGGTGGGCGGTTCGGGCAGCGGCAAGTCGACGGTGTCACGGCTGATCTCGGGGCTGTACACACCGTGGGAGGGCACGGTCCGGATCGACGGTGAGCCGGTCGGGGAGCTGTCGCGCGGGACGCTCGCCGCCTCGGTGGCGTTCGTGGACCAGGACGTGTTCCTCTTCGAGGGCACGGTCCGCGACAACATCGCGCTGTGGGACCCGTCGGTGCCGGACGAGGCGGTGGTGGAGGCCCTGCGGGACGCGGAGCTGTACGACGTGGTGACGCGGCGGCCGGGCGGGCTGGACGCCCGGGTCGAGCAGGACGGCCGGAACTTCTCCGGCGGGCAGCGCCAGCGGCTGGAACTGGCGCGGGCGCTGGTGCGCCGGCCGAGCGTACTCGTGATGGACGAGGTGACCAGCGCGCTGGACAGCGGGACCGAACGCCTCGTGGTGGACAATCTGCGGCGGCGCGGCTGCGCCCGGGTGGTGATCGCGCACCGGCTGAGCACGGTCCGCGACAGCGACGAGATCCTGGTGCTGCGGCACGGCGAGGTGGTGGAGCGCGGCCGGCACGACGCGCTGCTGGCCGCCGGTGGTCCGTACGCCGAACTCGCCGCGGAGCGCTGA
- a CDS encoding NHLP bacteriocin export ABC transporter permease/ATPase subunit, translated as MTAPPVTGAGAGDAAVVLGAFGALGVRVPDAEPPDLAAAGPQTLWLVEDGAVDLFAVDTAGPGHWHFLGRLGPGTLLLGPAGGPRHTLVARPLRGCALRRVGLRELPWPVGGGWPAAGTGTEYPGALEYAFALGVGRALGTLFAGPLGDGPVADGGAADGGVADGGAGDAVLWPEVPPGAVAYGPDPAGGAAGELLVDAGLWRRMVEQQRRLLTALDRWIEELERGHEDRAAAGVRAGEAVRAEADRTLVDALADGAAPTRERRRPRASGGTDAAYAAVRAVGAAAGIAVARPRPGTGPDERTDPVERIARDSGVRTRRVRLDGRWWRRDMGPLVGFRSAGGTPVALLWRRGGYEAVGAGPGRGVRVGARDAGEFEDRAVMLYRPLPDRPLGPLGLLRFCLRGSGADLRRLALCAVVTVVLGALVPIATGHVLGVLVPAGDRAAIGRLCLAVITGGVVTAAFLLTQNLTVLRLEGRIESVLQPAVWDRLLRLPTGFFTRRATGELAGAALGVGTIRRLLSGVGPVLVQAGTLGAANVVLLWVYGGPLAPVALGALVVIACSFLGLGLWQLRWQRRLVTLGNKLGDRAYQTLRGLPKLRVAAAEDYAYAAWAREFARSRELQRRVGRIRNVSAVLGALYLPVCTLVMFALLAGPARGSMPAGDFLTFSTALTLTLMSATQLTGALVSVAAAWPVFEEIRPVLDARPEVGTGRVRPGVLAGAVEARDLSFRYTDEGPPVLDGVSFAVRPGEFVAVVGPSGCGKSTLLRLLIGFDRPLSGSVLYDGQDLAALDAAAVRRQCGVVLQDAQPFTGSVLDCVRGTEAFSVEEAWEAATMAGLADDIRRMPMGMHTMVAGPGTVSGGQRQRLMIARALIRRPRVLFLDEATSALDNATQRVVIDSTRALNATRLVIAHRLSTVLDADRVLVMDGGRIVAEGPPSVLLADTGGPLRELVREQWGDG; from the coding sequence ATGACGGCGCCGCCCGTGACGGGCGCGGGGGCCGGGGACGCGGCCGTGGTGCTGGGCGCGTTCGGCGCGCTGGGAGTGCGGGTGCCGGACGCGGAGCCGCCGGATCTGGCGGCGGCGGGACCGCAGACGCTGTGGCTGGTGGAGGACGGGGCGGTGGACCTCTTCGCGGTGGACACCGCAGGTCCGGGGCACTGGCACTTCCTGGGGCGGCTGGGGCCGGGCACGCTGCTGCTGGGTCCGGCGGGCGGTCCCCGGCACACGCTGGTGGCGCGTCCGCTGCGGGGGTGCGCGCTGCGCCGCGTCGGCCTGCGGGAACTGCCCTGGCCGGTGGGCGGAGGATGGCCGGCGGCGGGGACGGGCACGGAGTACCCCGGGGCGCTGGAGTACGCGTTCGCGCTGGGGGTCGGCCGTGCGCTCGGCACCCTCTTCGCCGGTCCGCTCGGTGACGGCCCCGTGGCGGACGGCGGCGCGGCGGACGGCGGCGTGGCGGACGGCGGCGCCGGGGACGCCGTGCTGTGGCCGGAGGTCCCGCCGGGCGCGGTCGCGTACGGGCCGGACCCGGCCGGTGGCGCCGCGGGCGAACTGCTCGTCGACGCGGGGCTGTGGCGGCGGATGGTGGAGCAGCAGCGGCGGTTGCTGACCGCGCTGGACCGCTGGATCGAGGAGCTGGAGCGCGGCCACGAGGACCGGGCGGCGGCCGGGGTACGGGCGGGTGAGGCGGTCCGCGCGGAGGCGGACCGGACGCTGGTGGACGCGCTCGCCGACGGAGCCGCGCCGACCCGGGAGCGGCGCCGTCCCCGGGCTTCCGGCGGCACGGACGCCGCGTACGCGGCCGTACGGGCGGTGGGCGCGGCGGCCGGGATCGCCGTCGCGCGGCCCCGGCCGGGCACCGGCCCCGACGAGCGGACCGACCCGGTGGAGCGGATCGCGCGCGATTCGGGGGTGCGGACCCGCCGGGTGCGCCTCGACGGCCGGTGGTGGCGCCGTGACATGGGTCCGCTGGTGGGGTTCCGGTCGGCGGGCGGGACGCCGGTGGCGCTGCTGTGGCGGCGCGGCGGCTACGAGGCGGTCGGCGCGGGACCGGGCCGGGGGGTACGGGTCGGTGCGCGGGATGCCGGGGAGTTCGAGGACCGGGCGGTGATGCTGTACCGGCCGCTGCCCGACCGGCCGCTGGGTCCGCTCGGGCTGCTGCGGTTCTGCCTGCGGGGCAGCGGCGCGGATCTGCGGCGGCTGGCGCTGTGCGCGGTGGTGACCGTGGTGCTGGGCGCGCTGGTGCCGATCGCGACGGGCCATGTCCTCGGGGTACTGGTACCGGCCGGGGACCGGGCCGCGATCGGACGGCTGTGTCTCGCGGTGATCACGGGCGGGGTGGTGACTGCGGCGTTCCTGCTGACGCAGAACCTCACCGTGCTGCGGCTGGAGGGCCGGATCGAGAGCGTGCTCCAGCCCGCCGTGTGGGACCGGCTGCTGAGACTGCCCACCGGGTTCTTCACCCGGCGGGCCACCGGCGAACTGGCGGGCGCGGCGCTCGGCGTCGGCACCATCCGGCGGCTGCTGTCGGGGGTGGGCCCGGTACTCGTCCAGGCGGGCACCCTCGGCGCGGCGAACGTCGTACTGCTGTGGGTGTACGGGGGCCCGCTGGCGCCCGTCGCGCTGGGTGCGCTGGTGGTGATCGCGTGCTCGTTCCTCGGGCTGGGGCTGTGGCAACTGCGCTGGCAGCGCAGGCTGGTGACGCTCGGGAACAAGCTGGGCGACCGGGCGTACCAGACCCTCCGGGGGCTGCCCAAGCTGCGGGTCGCGGCGGCGGAGGACTACGCGTACGCGGCGTGGGCGCGGGAGTTCGCCCGCAGCCGGGAGCTCCAGCGGCGGGTGGGACGGATCAGGAATGTGTCGGCGGTGCTCGGGGCGCTGTATCTGCCGGTGTGCACGCTGGTGATGTTCGCGCTGCTCGCGGGTCCGGCCAGGGGGTCGATGCCGGCGGGTGACTTCCTGACGTTCAGCACCGCGCTGACCCTGACGCTGATGTCGGCGACCCAGCTCACCGGGGCGCTGGTGTCGGTGGCCGCCGCGTGGCCGGTGTTCGAGGAGATCCGGCCGGTGCTGGACGCCCGGCCCGAGGTGGGCACGGGCCGGGTCCGGCCGGGGGTGCTGGCGGGGGCGGTCGAGGCCCGGGACCTGTCGTTCCGGTACACCGACGAGGGTCCGCCGGTCCTGGACGGGGTGTCGTTCGCGGTCCGGCCGGGCGAGTTCGTGGCGGTGGTCGGCCCGAGCGGCTGCGGCAAGTCGACGCTGCTGCGGCTGCTCATCGGCTTCGACCGGCCGCTGTCCGGCTCGGTGCTGTACGACGGGCAGGACCTCGCCGCGCTGGACGCGGCGGCGGTGCGGCGGCAGTGCGGGGTGGTGCTCCAGGACGCGCAGCCGTTCACCGGGTCGGTCCTGGACTGTGTCCGGGGCACCGAGGCGTTCAGCGTGGAGGAGGCGTGGGAGGCGGCCACGATGGCGGGACTCGCGGACGACATCCGGCGGATGCCGATGGGTATGCACACGATGGTCGCGGGCCCGGGCACCGTCTCGGGCGGCCAGCGGCAACGGCTGATGATCGCCCGCGCGCTGATCCGCCGCCCCAGGGTGCTGTTCCTGGACGAGGCGACCAGCGCCCTCGACAACGCCACCCAGCGTGTCGTGATCGACAGCACCCGGGCCCTGAACGCCACCCGGCTGGTCATCGCGCACCGGCTGTCCACGGTGCTGGACGCGGACCGGGTGCTGGTGATGGACGGGGGCCGGATCGTGGCCGAGGGCCCGCCGTCGGTACTCCTCGCCGACACCGGCGGGCCGCTGCGGGAGCTGGTACGGGAGCAGTGGGGGGACGGGTGA
- a CDS encoding polysaccharide deacetylase family protein, with product MRTISHPTGHRRSRTALAGVVLAGALTGSVMIAAPAAVAAPAPKVVYLTFDDGPGVHTPKVLDLLKQHGAKATFYQTGANVTANPATAKRAYREGHSVQNHTWSHVDLRTVSWSKFKSEVTRTDTAIRTHTGKTPTCLRPPYGAVNQTVRDRAAALRKGVRLWSVDTRDWARPGRAAIESRVLNNVRNGSVVLLHDGGGDRSQTVAALPKILKTLKSKGYTFGKQTC from the coding sequence ATGCGCACCATCTCGCACCCCACCGGCCACCGACGGAGCCGCACGGCCCTGGCGGGGGTCGTCCTGGCCGGAGCCCTGACGGGCTCGGTGATGATCGCGGCGCCCGCCGCCGTCGCGGCGCCCGCGCCCAAGGTCGTCTATCTGACCTTCGACGACGGGCCGGGCGTCCACACCCCCAAGGTGCTCGACCTGCTCAAGCAGCACGGCGCCAAGGCGACGTTCTACCAGACCGGCGCGAATGTGACGGCGAACCCCGCGACGGCCAAGCGGGCGTACCGCGAGGGCCACAGCGTCCAGAACCACACCTGGTCGCACGTGGATCTGCGGACGGTCTCCTGGTCGAAGTTCAAGTCGGAGGTGACCCGTACGGACACCGCGATACGTACCCACACGGGCAAGACCCCGACCTGTCTCCGGCCGCCGTACGGCGCGGTGAACCAGACGGTCCGGGACCGGGCCGCGGCACTGCGCAAGGGGGTGCGGCTGTGGTCGGTGGACACCCGTGACTGGGCGCGGCCCGGCCGGGCGGCCATCGAGTCCCGGGTGCTGAACAACGTCCGCAACGGCTCGGTGGTCCTGCTCCACGACGGCGGCGGTGACCGCAGCCAGACGGTGGCGGCCCTGCCGAAGATCCTCAAGACGCTCAAGTCCAAGGGCTACACCTTCGGCAAGCAGACCTGCTGA